DNA from Nymphaea colorata isolate Beijing-Zhang1983 chromosome 4, ASM883128v2, whole genome shotgun sequence:
CATATATCAAAATTAGAGTCATCGATCAAtgtgtttttagatgaatggtCTTgattaacttttcttttttacatctAAATCCACCGTCGGCGTAACCTGGAACACCGCGATCGGCAGTTTGTCAGAAAGAAGGGAAGCCTTGATGGCTTCCCCCATCCCGTCGACGGTGCTTGGGGGCTCCAATGAtaggaggaggaaggggaaggggaacgAACCCTAATGGCTCCCCCCTTGCCCTTCACCCATCGTCAATCTTCAGGCAATGGGGGAGGGCCGGCCGGTCATCGAAGAGGAagcaggaggaagaagagagagaaagattgagACCAATCTGAGTAAGATTTGATGTCCGTTAGGATCAttataaactatatatatatatatatatatatatatatatatatatatatatatatatatatatatatatatataaaagttggtaAAAGCATTTGGATAGGAGATATAAAGtagacctattaaaattaattattaaagtagCTTTTCTTTAATCTAACTTTAtgaatatgatcttaagagtgattttgtgaaaaaaaattattaaattagtaattttttaatttaataatgttttttaacaattaaaatatgaagtactcttataacatcaaaatttttttgtaataaaaagaCTTCATCAaacttgtgtatatatatatatatatatatatatatatatatatatatatatatatatatatatgactcagaTAAAGAGTTTGGAATTATTCCAAACTGTGAGCTGACATATGGCACACTCTTATGCTTACACAAATCTGATGATATACATGTACGAAATTCTCTCTCCTCACGTTGATTTTGCTCGGATTCACCAGTTAACTCAAATCCAGGGATGTCCAGGCATGGCCCACAATGAAATggcttttttattatatatataatgtgtgtgagagagagatgtaGTATACCACAAGAAGGGGATGTAGACtgaaaaactataaaaataaaaaacagttttaCTCAAGCTAATGATCCTGACGGGTTCAAAATATAATCCAAGTGACACGATCTATAAGAGGCAGCCGATGTAGACTGAAAAAGTATAGAaagtaaaaaatcaaaacagTCGCACTCAAATTTCAATATAATGATAGGGAGGGCgggttcaaaataaaaaactaggTGACAAGATCCAAAGGACGATCTGCTTCTAATACTCGAAAGCAGATCCGCTCCAGCCgaagcaacaaaagaaagaaaaccagcTCTTGTCAACATCACCAGTACCCGACGATAACGTGCAGCGAGTTGCCAATTGTGGACGCGGATAAGTCAAGTCGAACCCGGAACCCGAATGACATGCGTCCACCGCCTCGCAAGAAGTTAAAGTAGCCTTTTGGCCCTTGAAAGGGGGTGGAGAGCGAGCTGCGAAACTGCGTACCAAATCCGAGCCTCTCGGGAGGTTAGCTGGTAAAGGCGTCAACAGAAGAAGAGGGATGTTAACGGGTTggataaaaaaaagatataCATCTTACATTATATCCACTTTGTCGGGTGTTCATATGTTGGAActcgaatttgaatttgaatgcgATAAAGAAGTAATTataccatattcaaattcaaatccaatctatATCCAATTTTGAGATTCACATCCGAGTTCCAAATTTGACTTTTAATCCGAATCAAAACCGCATTACAATATAAATGTATGAACATTAGATCTATAATATTTGTTTAAGATTagatctgatctgaatccaaatctgatcacatataaatccaaatccaattagatgtcatttattaaattggAATCCAATCTCATTTCTTCATtggatatcatttttttttctatatctagCTTTTGGGAGCGGTTGGGTTTGACACCATATCTAAATTGAATTTATTGACATCTCTACATGATCCTAGGCCCATTGCAAATTCTACAAGTCCATATTTGGTAGTAGAAACAAGGTCGAAACAAACACCACTATAAGCAGGGGCTCAccctggccaatgaaaaaaaattatattgaaaaaaataaaattttgtaattgcGCCATATATTtttcgaatttgaattcaatttagtCCTACTCATATCTAAAGGTTGAACTGTCGGCCCCTcctgaaaaaaattctggctccacccttgattgtaagaacataaatgccAATGAATGTAAGAAGTTAAGTATCCGGTGAGTAAGAAGAATGTTACCATCTAGTTGAGAGCCAAAGCTCCTACAATTTTCCTCCATTATACATGTAGCAGACCTATTTTTGGTGTCTCTAAATGATGCTTATGAGGTACTTTAGATGACATATCAATGCTGccaccttctcttccttccctttTATAGCATAGGGAGTTGATGCTCCAAGATCTTAATGGAGATTGGATGATGCTTATGAGGTACTTTAGATGACATATCAATGCTGCtaccttctcttccttccctttTACAGCATAGGGAGTTGATGCTCCAAGATCTTGAAATGGATATTGGAGACCCATCAGTTCCTGTATCATCCATTAGAACTCTGTTCGAACCATAGAATTCAAATGCCAAATCCTAATATCTACATGCCTTTTGATCTGCATAGCCTGGAAATCATGCTCCCAGCCAAATTTCGTTGGAAAAACCCACATCTGCTTGTCATCAGATTCGGTAGTGGAATTTGCATTCACACTTCAAACTCCTGATACCATCCCTGGGGTTGTTGAGTAGTTATTCATGGGTATCCGGTAGCGGATCTCTCCTTAGAATCAGGTGACAAAGAAACGGATAAGAGAGAtacaaagataaagaaaagggaaacttTTTTGTCCAAAGGACAACTTTTTGGCCATAATTTCAAATATGAGCTTCCaagttttattgttttataGTTAAGACGAGCCTGCTTTAGCCATTGCCTTTAGAACAACTTGTAGGTTGGAAGAAAGCAACGCTGGAAGGCAATAATCTGACGGAACGGAAGGGCTTTTTACGCAATTAACGTAAAAATGAGGACTGTGTCAGAAACTGAGAAATGTGAGGATTGTGTTCGAGATTGTCTTCAGACGGGGCAACTAGGCAAAATTTTCCAAGGATAATAAGAAAGGGACAAACTTGTACATTCTGCTGCTTACCACACACGCTGCGGTCGCTCCATCGCTGTCGTCCATCTTGAAATCGGAAGCATAAGGACAAAGGTGGAACCGAGAAAGAGGGAGCAAGCACCATAGAATTCCAAAGGCGTCTCACGGCATAAGGACCAAGAGAATTTCTCCTTACCCCGAAAACGCCCTCGTTCCGCGCGGGTAGCAAACAAGCAAAAAGGAAATGTTTTGGGACcctgaagaaaataaaataacaaattgcagagagagagagagagagaggaaccaAGGAGTCATTTGGTGGGAAAAGACGCAGTCTCCCGCAGCGTTCGGACTCGGGTGAGGTGACGCGGCTGACGCCTGGGCTCCATCCtcccctcccttcccttcttcttcttcaacttcttctctctctttctcaatctTCCGCCATATCATATTTCTTACTCTGCTTAAATTTCTGAATTCAAAGAGAGAGGGATATGCTTCGTGTCGATAAATTTAGAAGAAACAGATAGCAAGAATTTCGATCTTCTTCACCGACAGGATTGACTCGATTCTGAGTCTCTGACGTTCTAATAGAGGGGCGGCTTTCTGCATATGACGTTGGCGGTGGTGCCGGAAGGGCCAGCGGCAGCACAGCCGTGTCCGAAGGTCTGCTTCTCTTTCGCGGCCTACGCGAAGAATGTGATCAGCCACCTGAAGAGCTGCCAAATCCCGGTGGCGGAGGGGCTCTCCGATGAGGAGTTTTCAAAGATTGAGCGCAGCTTGAACTTCACCTTCCCGCCCGACCTCCGGTCGATCTTGAGCGAGGGCCTCCCTGTCGGCATCGGCTTCCCAGACTGGCGATTGTCGACGTTCCGGCAGCTGAGGATGATGTTCGACCTGCCGATGTCCGGGATCGTTTACGGGGTCGCTAAGGGCTGGTTCTGGCACGACGCTTGGGGGCCGAGGCCGGACGGTGCGGAGGAGGCCATTGCCCGAGCCAAGGAGCGCCTGAGGGAGGCGCCGGTCCTTGTGCCGATCTACAGCCACTGCTACATTCCCTCCAGTCCGGTGATCTCCGGCAACCCCGTCTTCCTCATCCACGACGCGCACTTCTACTACGCGGGCTTCGACGTCGCCGACTTCTTCCAGCGCGAGGCCTTCGTGCCCCTTGGATTCCGCCCATGCGACGCGTTGGTCCCGGCGAGATGCTCCCTGGGCGACGACCAGGCCGTGCCGGAGACTCCCGTTCGGAGCGGCGGCAACACGCCGAGAAAAGCGGCCTCCCAGGCCCGGATGATCTCCAGGTATATCTACACATATAGCCTATTCTTTTTCCCCGTTTCTGCATAAAGTCTATTTTCTCCCTCCAATTTTAAGGAAGAACGAATGTATCGGTTATGCCGGGTCGATAAACGAACCGAATCGGAACGAATTTTCGACCGCATCGGTGAATTTGGAAGCCTATGAGGCCCAAACGCAATTTGAGAATATGATCGGAATATGTTCCGAAGCTCAAATGGGACGCATCAGTGGGTTCATCTCCGGTCCGTCTGATGACAGACTCGTTTTTCTCCAACAGAGGAGAGTGGGAATTTATTCCCGGCGACCGGGCCCTTTCTCGGATTCCGTGGGCACGAGATGGACTCCACGGAACGTGGCAGAGGCCACAGGGTGCAGAAACCCGCAATGCGCTTTGGAGCTTTGGTCCTCAGAGAAAGAGACCAGTCGCCTCGACCTGCCTTCAGAGGAGACACGACGTTTCTGAAGGGGGATGTCCCCCTTTCGTACTCTTCTGAAATGGCCAAACTGCCCTAATTCTCAGGTATAAATACTTCAACGGCGACCGGAAGCACCCGTTGCCAAGCAACGCGCTGAACCGGTTCACGATGCAGGCGCCGGCGTGGGTCGCGAAGGCCGCTCGGCGGATCGACTTCTGGTCCGACCTGGTGGAGGGGAACGGCTGGTCCAACCGCAATGGCGACGCGGCAGCGGTGGCGTCGAGGGAGGCGCGAGATGCGAAAGagcgggaggaggaggaagtggAGGTGGAGATGGcagtggaggaggaggtggggcTGAACGCCGGGTGGGTGGAGGCCTACCTTGTGGAGATGGAGGGGAGGCTGAGGAGGGGCGGGTGGAAGGAGGACGACATCAGGGAGATGGTCGGCGACAACGGCGAGGCGAGGGAACCGGCGTGGCCATCATCGCCGGACAGGGAAAGCCTGGCGTCGCACGTCCGGCTGCTGTCGACGGCGCTCTGCAAGGCCGGGTGGAGCGAGCAGGACGTCATCGAGGCGCTGGGGCTTTTCGAGGAAGACGACAGGGTGGAGATCGTGCCGGTGGAGAACGGGGGTCAATGAGGAACAgcagtttcttttttcctctttttttattattttacatttCTTCTTTACTTGGGTATGGTGAGTAAAGAAGCCCGTTCAACAGAGGCAGTCTCATCACAAGAATGTCTTGCGACTCTCTGGCAGAGGCTCCATGTTTCAAggatatatatgcatatatgtcaTTCTTTACTGGGTTTCCCACTGAAAGGAAAGCAAGCAGCTTCTAGGTTTTTGGTGGTTGTCTTATTGTTAGTTAGTGGAAAATCTTGGGAGTGGTTTAGGTAGGGAAGGGAAGATTGGTTTCTTCAGTCTTGCGTGTTTGGCGTCCGGCAAAGGAAGATCTGCAGCTGTCGATGGAAGGGAAACGCCGGAATGGAGTTCTTTGGTGGTGGGGCTTTGGCTGTTCATTCTTCAAATATCATGGTGAGTATAATATGTGATTAACATTTGAGAAAGATATTTTCCGATCAACTGTAAATGATATTAATGTGGAACCCATTAAGTTGGATTGGCTAAAGGCTGAATTTCACCCGAATTTAGCAAGGAGATGGTAGACCAGATCCACTTTCTTGAGACGAACAACATCAAAACCTAAGCTCAATGTTCGTCTTTTGGTGCTTGGAATGAGGTTCCAGCATAGTGCCGGTCGTGAAAGTTGAACCTGATTTCATGGCACATGCGGCCGAGCCCTCTTCTTCAACCGAATGGATTAAGGTGAACGGCAGGGCAGTTTCGAGTTCGAGTAACGTGTAGACGTTGAATGATGTGTTCTGGCCAGGGATGTCCGGATTGTTGATTACTGAGCAATAAAAAACTCTTGGCTTGACTTGGAATTAGGGACGTGAAATATCCAACTTGTACGAAATTTGATGCAATtggtattttggatttgaattggaatCTTATTCTGTAAAATCGAAATCAAATGCGACTAATAGATTGAATTGCGTCGGGTCTTCATGTGTTCTCAGTCAGATGCACGGTAGGGCGAATAGCTTTGACAGAATATATTGAATAGAAGATCATTAGGTCTTAAACGTAGTTCTACTCCAATTACTGTTATGTGTTGAGTCAAGTACAATCATTATACTTGACTAGTGTTTGAATAGTCATACGAGTATACTAATATAAACGGCATAACTAAACTCGTACCATTATGGGtggacactttgtgagtgttttatttgtgagtgttttatgaattttaaagattgaataattttataaaatattagattgaattttatttaGGTATATGAAGATTTGCTTCACATCCGACCCATTTCTGGCCCTACATATTTTCTCCAAACTCCGTTTGATGTTGGATATTGAAGTCTTGACTTGAAATATTTCAATCCAATTTTTCCTTAAATGTTTTATTTAGCAAAAAACATCTACCAGTATCAAATCTAAGGCAATATGTTTATACCTGTAAGCTTTTGTTTTGCTTTAAGAATGTTTATACTTGTAAGGTTTTGTCTTGGTTTTGTCTTGCTTTAAGATTTTGGTGGACCTATGATACATCTTTCAACTTAAAGCATTATGTTTTTTACCGTTTACAACTTATAAAAATAACACATTAAAACATAACAGTTGCCGGTTACCCCTAAGTTTTAATTCTTGAAATTCCTAGATCTGGTCATAATTGGCATTAAGGTCCACGGTTACCTTCGatgtttggaaaagaaaaaccatggaGAGAAGTCTGATGAGATAATAGACCTGCTTTCTCCTATCGGGTCT
Protein-coding regions in this window:
- the LOC116252302 gene encoding uncharacterized protein LOC116252302 encodes the protein MTLAVVPEGPAAAQPCPKVCFSFAAYAKNVISHLKSCQIPVAEGLSDEEFSKIERSLNFTFPPDLRSILSEGLPVGIGFPDWRLSTFRQLRMMFDLPMSGIVYGVAKGWFWHDAWGPRPDGAEEAIARAKERLREAPVLVPIYSHCYIPSSPVISGNPVFLIHDAHFYYAGFDVADFFQREAFVPLGFRPCDALVPARCSLGDDQAVPETPVRSGGNTPRKAASQARMISRYKYFNGDRKHPLPSNALNRFTMQAPAWVAKAARRIDFWSDLVEGNGWSNRNGDAAAVASREARDAKEREEEEVEVEMAVEEEVGLNAGWVEAYLVEMEGRLRRGGWKEDDIREMVGDNGEAREPAWPSSPDRESLASHVRLLSTALCKAGWSEQDVIEALGLFEEDDRVEIVPVENGGQ